In Pseudomonas deceptionensis, a single window of DNA contains:
- a CDS encoding DUF1161 domain-containing protein has protein sequence MKRFALAVICCAMATSALAAPKPCEELKDEIEAKIQANNVSSYTIEIVTNEEVHDENMVVGSCEYGSKKIIYQNNDRQASR, from the coding sequence ATGAAACGTTTTGCTCTAGCGGTTATCTGTTGCGCCATGGCCACCTCGGCGCTGGCAGCCCCCAAGCCGTGTGAAGAACTGAAGGATGAAATCGAGGCCAAGATCCAGGCCAACAATGTGTCGTCCTACACGATTGAAATCGTGACCAATGAAGAAGTCCATGACGAGAACATGGTGGTCGGGTCGTGCGAATACGGCAGCAAAAAAATCATCTATCAGAACAACGATCGCCAGGCGTCACGGTAA
- a CDS encoding aminopeptidase codes for MTPRVRCLLAIALIPLINGCSSASYYAQLADGQRQLLQAREPVAKVIADPQQPSALREHLARAQAARTFASEHLHLPDNRSYRLYVDLKRPYVVWNVFATPEFSLNPVTHCFPIAGCVAYRGYYSQGAARGEAALQRQQGKDVLVSGVEAYSTLGWFDDPILNSMLTWGDERLATLIFHELAHQRFYVKDDSEFNESFASFVEQEGTRQWRARQGLPPSSANSLQQRDQFTALVLDTRQRLQKLYAQPLPAQEMRQRKAAQFDRMRRDYRQLRDQQWAGNNRFDAWINAPMNNAKLLPFGLYDQWVPAFAALFKHSGGDWQVFYGQVEQLGKLPMAQRKAALQQWATPPPV; via the coding sequence ATGACGCCGCGTGTTCGCTGCCTGCTTGCCATTGCCCTGATACCGCTGATCAATGGCTGTTCCAGTGCTTCGTATTACGCGCAATTGGCCGACGGCCAACGGCAACTGCTACAAGCCCGCGAACCGGTAGCCAAAGTGATTGCCGACCCGCAGCAACCGTCAGCCTTGCGCGAACACCTGGCCCGGGCCCAGGCCGCCAGAACCTTTGCCAGTGAGCACCTGCACCTGCCGGACAACCGGAGCTACCGCCTGTACGTCGACCTCAAACGGCCTTATGTGGTTTGGAATGTATTTGCCACGCCAGAGTTTTCCCTCAACCCCGTCACTCATTGTTTTCCGATTGCCGGGTGCGTGGCCTACCGCGGCTATTACAGCCAGGGTGCAGCGCGAGGCGAAGCGGCCCTGCAACGTCAGCAAGGCAAAGACGTACTGGTCAGCGGGGTTGAGGCCTACTCGACGCTGGGCTGGTTTGACGACCCGATCCTCAACAGCATGCTCACCTGGGGCGATGAGCGCCTGGCCACGCTGATTTTTCACGAGTTGGCGCATCAGCGTTTTTATGTGAAAGACGACAGCGAATTCAACGAGTCTTTTGCCAGCTTCGTCGAACAGGAAGGCACCCGCCAATGGCGCGCCAGGCAAGGCCTGCCACCGTCCAGCGCCAACAGCCTGCAGCAACGCGATCAATTCACCGCACTGGTGCTCGACACTCGCCAGCGCCTGCAGAAACTCTATGCGCAGCCTTTGCCGGCTCAGGAGATGCGTCAGCGCAAAGCTGCGCAATTCGACCGAATGCGCCGCGATTACCGTCAGCTGCGTGATCAGCAATGGGCAGGGAATAACCGATTTGATGCATGGATCAATGCGCCGATGAATAACGCCAAACTCTTGCCCTTCGGTCTTTACGATCAATGGGTGCCTGCCTTTGCTGCGCTGTTCAAGCACTCGGGCGGTGATTGGCAGGTGTTTTATGGTCAGGTTGAGCAGTTGGGCAAACTGCCAATGGCGCAGCGCAAGGCGGCCTTGCAGCAATGGGCGACACCGCCGCCTGTCTGA
- a CDS encoding M3 family metallopeptidase produces the protein MSDRNPLLQSHDLVPYEDIWLEHLQPAILQIVTGNRKAMADIIASQSLNPTWDGLVLAMDELQARLDEAGDVLETLGQLPRPAQWHAAVGACRLEISAWYSEVRQSVPLFQAYQTLANSEAAGQFSAPRKTLLAKKLNDWRIAGVNLPAADMKALTTLNDMIGGLEGVFLDNVQAANSGWEKHITDESHLAGLSAHLKRKLALRAKASGRDGWLLTLEEEAVYTDVISQSENRALRQELFTAYSTRASDQGPKALEYDNGPVLEQLLELRQQRAALLGYESHAQYSLQTKMATSTAQVLSFIKSRIASEKPLLDSQAQVLRDAAALLGYTDLGAWDYAYLAQMMGARQSDISEAELSAYFPFNRVLEGLVLVVQQLFGVRLIKQKNFSSWHPDVQLFEVREGESLLGHIFVDPYWRAPKMDGCWTQPARNRRVDAQGRVTLPVAIFHGNFGAPGADAPSMLSHLQLSMLFHEFGHCLQQVLTRSSLRELSGIRGLGIDASEFAGKMLEEWCWSRESLLWIARHYKTDEGLSSEQIDQILDARKVASGLRTADELMRSLFDFELHRTYGDGRSVQEVLVSTRKEVQPLTWPETDRFAQAFDYMVTGYDAGYYAYQWSQSLARQVFERFEHDGVFNADTGQAFREAFYTPGAERPLLESFEMFMGKPPEGF, from the coding sequence TTGAGCGATCGCAATCCACTTTTACAGTCCCATGATCTCGTGCCGTATGAGGACATCTGGCTTGAGCACCTGCAGCCGGCCATCCTTCAGATAGTCACCGGCAACCGCAAGGCCATGGCGGACATCATTGCCAGCCAGTCTTTGAACCCCACCTGGGACGGGTTAGTGCTGGCGATGGATGAACTGCAGGCTCGGCTGGACGAAGCGGGCGATGTGCTCGAGACCTTGGGTCAATTGCCAAGACCCGCACAATGGCATGCCGCCGTCGGTGCGTGCCGCCTGGAAATCAGCGCGTGGTACTCCGAAGTGAGACAGAGTGTGCCCCTGTTCCAGGCGTATCAGACCCTCGCCAACAGCGAGGCTGCGGGGCAATTCAGTGCGCCCCGGAAAACGTTGCTGGCCAAAAAACTCAATGACTGGCGTATCGCAGGCGTGAACTTGCCTGCCGCTGACATGAAGGCGCTCACCACGCTCAATGACATGATCGGTGGGCTTGAAGGGGTCTTCCTGGACAACGTACAGGCCGCCAACAGTGGCTGGGAAAAGCACATCACCGACGAAAGCCACTTAGCCGGACTGAGTGCCCACCTCAAAAGAAAGCTGGCACTGCGGGCCAAGGCTTCCGGGCGTGATGGCTGGTTGCTGACTCTTGAAGAAGAGGCCGTTTATACCGACGTCATCAGCCAAAGTGAAAATCGGGCATTACGCCAGGAGTTGTTCACCGCTTACAGCACCCGTGCCTCGGATCAGGGACCGAAGGCCCTTGAGTATGACAACGGCCCGGTACTTGAGCAGTTGCTGGAGTTGCGCCAGCAGAGAGCAGCCCTGTTGGGCTACGAAAGTCATGCGCAATACAGCCTGCAAACCAAGATGGCAACGTCGACGGCGCAGGTTTTGAGCTTTATAAAATCGCGTATTGCCAGCGAAAAACCTCTGCTCGACAGTCAGGCCCAGGTACTCCGTGATGCGGCCGCATTACTGGGCTACACCGACCTTGGCGCGTGGGACTACGCCTATTTGGCGCAAATGATGGGTGCCCGTCAGTCTGATATATCCGAGGCTGAATTGAGCGCTTACTTCCCGTTCAATCGCGTGCTGGAAGGCTTGGTTTTGGTGGTGCAACAACTGTTCGGCGTACGCCTGATCAAGCAAAAAAACTTCAGTAGCTGGCATCCCGACGTTCAGTTGTTTGAAGTCCGGGAGGGTGAAAGCCTGCTGGGGCATATCTTTGTCGACCCCTATTGGCGCGCCCCCAAAATGGACGGTTGCTGGACACAGCCCGCCCGCAACCGCCGGGTCGATGCCCAAGGTCGGGTCACGCTGCCGGTGGCGATCTTTCATGGCAACTTTGGCGCTCCCGGCGCCGATGCGCCGTCCATGCTCAGTCATTTGCAACTGAGCATGCTTTTTCATGAATTCGGGCACTGCTTGCAACAAGTCCTCACACGCAGTTCGCTGCGCGAGCTGTCGGGTATCAGGGGCCTGGGGATTGATGCCAGCGAGTTCGCGGGCAAGATGCTGGAAGAATGGTGCTGGTCGAGGGAGAGTCTGCTCTGGATTGCTCGCCACTATAAGACAGACGAAGGGCTGAGCAGCGAGCAGATTGATCAGATTCTGGACGCCAGAAAAGTCGCCTCTGGGCTCAGAACGGCCGATGAGTTGATGCGTTCACTGTTTGATTTTGAGCTGCACCGAACCTATGGCGATGGTCGCAGCGTACAAGAGGTTCTGGTCAGTACGAGGAAGGAGGTACAACCGCTGACCTGGCCAGAGACTGACCGGTTTGCACAGGCGTTCGACTATATGGTGACGGGCTATGACGCCGGGTATTACGCCTACCAATGGTCCCAAAGCCTGGCCCGGCAAGTGTTTGAACGGTTCGAACACGATGGCGTTTTCAACGCAGACACTGGCCAGGCATTTCGTGAGGCGTTTTACACACCGGGCGCAGAGCGCCCGCTGCTGGAGTCCTTCGAGATGTTCATGGGCAAACCGCCCGAAGGTTTCTGA
- a CDS encoding dual specificity protein phosphatase family protein, which produces MPRSRIFPALCLTLLALFTLPQAQADEASASRPAQWAQPVATQYNLYQMSPTLYRSALPDSAAQPLLEKLHIATVINFLPEADSSWLKTPGVTQVQLPYRTNHVDDADVLAALRAIQTAQAKGPVLMHCKHGSDRTGLMSAMYRVVIEDWSKEDALKEMTQGGFGESSHHKDGVSYMMKADIPQLRAALSSGACSTSALASCAVMNWFKPAKS; this is translated from the coding sequence ATGCCGAGATCCCGCATCTTTCCTGCTTTGTGCCTGACGTTGCTTGCTCTGTTTACGTTGCCACAGGCCCAGGCGGATGAAGCGTCTGCATCTCGCCCCGCGCAGTGGGCTCAGCCTGTCGCGACGCAGTACAACCTGTACCAGATGTCACCGACCCTCTACCGCAGCGCGTTGCCGGACAGCGCAGCGCAACCGTTGCTGGAGAAGCTCCACATCGCCACCGTGATCAACTTTTTGCCTGAGGCTGACAGTTCCTGGCTGAAGACGCCCGGCGTCACCCAGGTTCAGTTGCCTTACCGCACCAATCACGTAGACGACGCTGATGTGCTGGCCGCATTGCGCGCCATCCAGACGGCTCAGGCCAAGGGTCCGGTATTGATGCACTGCAAACACGGCTCGGACCGCACAGGCTTGATGTCGGCGATGTACCGCGTGGTCATCGAGGACTGGAGCAAGGAAGACGCGCTCAAGGAAATGACCCAAGGCGGCTTTGGTGAAAGCTCACACCACAAGGATGGCGTGAGCTACATGATGAAGGCGGACATCCCGCAGTTGCGTGCAGCCTTGAGCAGCGGCGCCTGCAGCACCAGCGCGCTGGCCTCGTGTGCGGTCATGAACTGGTTCAAACCCGCCAAGTCCTGA